In Kitasatospora viridis, one DNA window encodes the following:
- a CDS encoding AAA family ATPase, whose translation MRRFILTGTPGAGKTTLLHALAARGHSVIEEAATDVIAEGQAAGVDEPWAEPGFVERVVTVQRERQLGAGTAAVQLFDRSPVCTYTLAEYLGLPVAPALRAELERIATQRVYQPTVFFVRNLGFCEPTPARRISFADSLEFERVHRRSYREFGFALLDVPAAPLAERVALVEAALAEDGA comes from the coding sequence GGTGCCGGGAAGACCACCCTGCTGCACGCCCTGGCCGCACGGGGGCACAGCGTGATCGAGGAGGCGGCGACGGACGTGATCGCCGAGGGGCAGGCGGCCGGGGTGGACGAGCCGTGGGCCGAGCCCGGGTTCGTCGAGCGGGTGGTGACCGTGCAGCGGGAGCGGCAGCTCGGCGCGGGCACGGCGGCGGTGCAGCTCTTCGACCGCTCGCCGGTGTGCACCTACACGCTGGCCGAGTACCTGGGCCTGCCGGTGGCCCCGGCGCTGCGCGCCGAGCTGGAGCGGATCGCCACCCAGCGGGTCTACCAGCCGACCGTGTTCTTCGTCCGCAACCTGGGCTTCTGCGAGCCCACCCCGGCCCGGCGGATCAGCTTCGCGGACTCGCTGGAGTTCGAGCGGGTGCACCGGCGCAGCTACCGGGAGTTCGGCTTCGCCCTGTTGGACGTGCCGGCGGCGCCGCTGGCCGAGCGGGTGGCACTGGTGGAGGCCGCGCTGGCCGAGGACGGGGCCTGA
- a CDS encoding DUF302 domain-containing protein: protein MDYGISTTVDAPFEPTVERVRAALAEQGFGVLTEIDIRATMKAKLGAELEDYLILGACNPPLAHQALEADRRIGLLLPCNVVVRTAGGRTVVEAMDPQLLVQVTGEPGLAPVADEAARRLRAALAALED, encoded by the coding sequence ATGGACTACGGCATCAGCACCACCGTCGACGCACCGTTCGAGCCGACCGTCGAGCGGGTCCGAGCAGCGCTCGCCGAGCAGGGCTTCGGCGTGCTGACCGAGATCGACATCCGGGCCACCATGAAGGCCAAGCTCGGCGCCGAGCTGGAGGACTACCTGATCCTCGGCGCCTGCAACCCGCCGCTGGCCCACCAGGCGCTGGAGGCCGACCGCCGGATCGGACTGCTGCTGCCCTGCAACGTGGTGGTCCGCACCGCCGGGGGCCGCACCGTGGTCGAGGCGATGGACCCGCAGCTGTTGGTCCAGGTCACCGGCGAGCCGGGGCTGGCCCCGGTCGCCGACGAGGCCGCGCGCCGCCTGCGCGCCGCGCTGGCCGCCTTGGAAGACTGA